From a region of the Bradyrhizobium diazoefficiens genome:
- a CDS encoding ABC transporter permease — MNSDPKLERIAKGNALALCATGTWTASFAPVLERMVADAEKLAGGPQSIFIDVSEVARLDTFGAWLIERLRRSLTQGAVEAQIAGLSANYSSLVDEVRRVRATAVVDSSPITITSMLEQIGRAVAGVGGTVAGLVDMLGAVLAAAFRVLIHPRSFRLTSTVHHMEQVCWRAVPIIVLITFLIGCIIAQQGIFHFRRFGADIFVVDMLGVLVLREIGVLLVAIMVAGRSGSAYTAELGSMKMREEIDALRTMGFDPIEVLVLPRMMALVLALPILAFLGAMAALYGGGLVAWLYGGVQPEAFLLRLRDAISIDHFIVGIVKAPVMAAVIGIVACVEGLAVQGSAESLGQHTTASVVKGIFFVIVMDGVFAIFFASIGM, encoded by the coding sequence TTGAATAGCGATCCGAAGCTGGAACGGATTGCCAAGGGCAACGCGCTGGCACTCTGCGCCACCGGGACCTGGACCGCGAGCTTCGCCCCGGTCCTGGAGCGGATGGTGGCCGACGCCGAGAAGCTCGCCGGCGGCCCGCAAAGCATCTTCATCGACGTCTCCGAGGTCGCCAGGCTCGATACTTTCGGCGCCTGGCTGATCGAGCGGCTACGCCGCAGCCTGACGCAAGGAGCGGTCGAGGCGCAGATCGCGGGGCTGTCCGCCAATTATTCCAGCCTCGTAGACGAGGTGCGGCGGGTCAGGGCGACGGCCGTGGTCGACAGCAGCCCGATCACCATCACCAGCATGCTGGAGCAGATCGGCCGTGCCGTGGCCGGTGTGGGCGGGACGGTCGCAGGCCTCGTCGACATGCTCGGCGCCGTGCTCGCGGCGGCATTTCGTGTCCTGATCCATCCGCGCTCGTTCCGCCTCACCTCGACCGTGCACCACATGGAGCAGGTCTGCTGGCGCGCGGTGCCGATCATCGTGCTGATCACCTTCCTGATCGGCTGCATCATCGCGCAACAAGGTATCTTCCATTTCCGCCGCTTCGGCGCCGACATCTTTGTCGTCGACATGCTGGGCGTCCTGGTGCTGCGCGAGATCGGCGTGCTCCTGGTCGCGATCATGGTCGCGGGCCGTTCGGGCAGCGCCTACACCGCCGAGCTCGGCTCAATGAAGATGCGCGAGGAGATCGACGCGCTGCGCACCATGGGCTTCGACCCGATCGAGGTCCTGGTGCTGCCGCGCATGATGGCGCTTGTGCTGGCGCTGCCGATCCTCGCCTTCCTCGGCGCGATGGCCGCGCTTTATGGCGGCGGCCTGGTCGCCTGGCTCTATGGCGGCGTCCAGCCGGAGGCCTTTTTGTTGCGCCTGCGCGATGCCATCTCCATCGATCATTTCATCGTCGGCATCGTCAAGGCACCCGTGATGGCCGCCGTGATCGGCATCGTCGCTTGCGTCGAGGGCCTCGCCGTGCAGGGCAGCGCGGAATCGCTGGGCCAGCACACCACGGCTTCGGTGGTGAAGGGCATCTTCTTCGTCATCGTCATGGATGGCGTGTTCGCCATCTTCTTCGCCTCGATCGGGATGTGA